One genomic region from Candidatus Dormiibacterota bacterium encodes:
- a CDS encoding leucyl aminopeptidase: protein MPTVELSTRPLAEADVDAVIVTAFEDGLSPAAEAADAALDNLLAEMREAREFRGRFAERPVIHTLGRLPARRLLVLGLGRRDQLDSFRLHNAFQFAGTALRKQGVRSVAAYTDPTVVDALGNGHAALPADVARAVVTGLLLGNFEGDLNKSEREPSTVIDTIHLAGLDGDADALAAALDEAQVLAEASNRVRTWAAAPSNTLTPRLLAEQASALYEGTGLEVEVLQRADLEREGMGALLGVAQGSDEPPVMIVVRHDGGSPDGPRLALVGKGITFDTGGISLKPAAGMEMMKWDMGGGAAVLAAMWAIARLAPRANVIGVVPATENMPGGRAYKPGDVLVSKSGKTIEVTNTDAEGRIVLADGLAKARELGATHIVDVATLTGACVVALGHVSSGLMTNHRDLAQMVKDAAVRAGDRLAELPLHPEYDVALRSEVADMKNAAGREAGAITAAVFLREFVGDIPWVHLDIAGAVWNDQGDMTPIPKGPSGTPVRTFVHLARAFAEL, encoded by the coding sequence ATGCCGACCGTTGAGCTGAGCACACGTCCCCTCGCCGAGGCGGACGTCGACGCCGTGATCGTCACCGCCTTCGAGGACGGGCTGTCGCCCGCCGCGGAGGCGGCCGACGCCGCCCTCGACAACCTGCTCGCCGAGATGCGCGAGGCCCGCGAGTTCCGCGGACGCTTCGCCGAGCGCCCGGTGATCCACACCCTCGGCCGGCTGCCGGCGCGGCGGCTGCTGGTGCTGGGCCTGGGGCGGCGCGACCAGCTCGACTCCTTCCGGCTGCACAACGCCTTCCAGTTCGCCGGCACCGCGCTCCGCAAGCAGGGGGTGCGCAGCGTCGCCGCCTACACCGACCCGACGGTGGTCGACGCCCTCGGCAACGGCCACGCCGCCCTGCCCGCCGACGTCGCCCGTGCGGTCGTCACCGGGCTGCTGCTCGGCAACTTCGAGGGCGACCTCAACAAGAGCGAGCGCGAGCCCAGCACCGTCATCGACACCATCCACCTCGCCGGTCTCGACGGCGACGCCGATGCCCTCGCTGCCGCGCTCGACGAGGCCCAGGTGCTCGCCGAGGCGTCGAACCGGGTGCGGACCTGGGCGGCCGCGCCGAGCAACACCCTCACCCCCCGGCTGCTCGCCGAGCAGGCGTCGGCGCTCTACGAGGGCACCGGCCTCGAGGTCGAGGTGCTGCAGCGCGCCGACCTCGAGCGCGAGGGCATGGGGGCGCTGCTCGGGGTCGCCCAGGGCAGTGACGAGCCACCGGTGATGATCGTGGTGCGCCACGACGGCGGCAGCCCCGACGGCCCCCGGCTGGCGCTGGTCGGCAAGGGCATCACCTTCGACACCGGCGGCATCTCGCTGAAGCCCGCCGCCGGGATGGAGATGATGAAGTGGGACATGGGCGGCGGCGCCGCGGTGCTGGCCGCGATGTGGGCGATCGCCCGCCTCGCCCCGCGCGCCAACGTCATCGGGGTGGTGCCCGCCACCGAGAACATGCCCGGGGGCCGCGCCTACAAGCCCGGCGACGTGCTGGTCTCGAAGAGCGGCAAGACCATCGAGGTCACCAACACCGACGCCGAGGGCAGGATCGTCCTCGCCGACGGACTCGCCAAGGCGCGCGAGCTCGGCGCCACCCACATCGTCGACGTCGCCACCCTGACCGGCGCCTGCGTGGTCGCCCTCGGCCACGTCTCCAGCGGCCTGATGACCAACCACCGCGACCTCGCGCAGATGGTGAAGGACGCCGCCGTCCGCGCCGGCGACCGCCTCGCCGAGCTTCCCCTGCACCCCGAGTACGACGTCGCCCTGCGCAGCGAGGTCGCCGACATGAAGAACGCCGCCGGGCGCGAGGCGGGGGCGATCACCGCCGCCGTCTTCCTGCGCGAGTTCGTCGGCGACATCCCGTGGGTGCACCTCGACATCGCGGGCGCGGTCTGGAACGACCAGGGGGACATGACCCCGATCCCCAAGGGCCCGAGCGGCACGCCGGTGCGCACCTTCGTCCACCTCGCGCGAGCGTTCGCCGAGCTCTAG